The proteins below come from a single Tachypleus tridentatus isolate NWPU-2018 chromosome 13, ASM421037v1, whole genome shotgun sequence genomic window:
- the LOC143240490 gene encoding uncharacterized protein LOC143240490 yields MSDTTKSTRIGDLDSFLEECFREKPNEEIENFYGSWAENYDELNEMGYKNIDALDASKKMLEVARKKNVYKNLYHFYLGCGGESPIKDGTYDVAISCGGIGPGHIPYCAFHEILAMVKQGTLHLYVWDHC; encoded by the exons ATGTCCGATACAACCAAAAGTACACGAATTGGAGACTTGGATTCTTTTTTGGAAGAGTGCTTCCGGGAGAAACCAAATGAAGAGATTGAAAATTTTTACGGATCGTGGGCAGAGAACTATGATGAG TTGAATGAGATGGGTTACAAAAACATCGATGCTTTGGATGCGTCAAAAAAAATGTTAGAAGTTGCAAGAAAGAAGAATGTCTACAAGAATTTGTATCACTTCTATCTTGGTTGTGGTGGTGAGTCACCGATCAAAGACG GTACTTACGACGTCGCAATTTCATGCGGAGGAATTGGTCCAGGACATATTCCATATTGTGCTTTCCATGAGATTTTAGCAATGGTGAAGCAAGGTACGTTACATTTGTACGTTTGGGACCATTGCTAA